A window of Spodoptera frugiperda isolate SF20-4 chromosome 17, AGI-APGP_CSIRO_Sfru_2.0, whole genome shotgun sequence contains these coding sequences:
- the LOC118276758 gene encoding zinc finger protein 91, with protein sequence MTIQQYILQNVFSGKTGICSLCFNATEDVEGTQFHVTDEILMEDGSNVMMYEIISSVLGDQVLYSITTAIIICKNCLKTLINCYKFIQLCKNNIKVLECKLNSFQKHIESVMKVNRDYKSLFIAVNNNNSSSELYYDKHRHSNDKTMLCKRFERLKKDSLNVLIEFEEELPCDKIKINKEQQNTALQSVKVNDITVDTNDLNNLKCNICLKPFPSALKLKMHYQSVHGPRDYKCSECPKEFTLLSKLNQHKQSCHHNVMCSQCGKTFNNYFTLRYHEQSHKLKLICETCGKTYKSKQGFNNHIKYKLCNEKRKLNSESKFICDYCKKKYASKCTLSKHISVEHENGKSFSCSWCDKKFGCESSLASHIVKHTKKKDFVCDICEGKFVSKASLLYHSRRHTGEKPYKCEHCDKTFVAPSLRTQHVNSCHSEPSLECDICHSRFRTKIGLNKHILRHTDVKSKISKKHCSLPVSLI encoded by the exons atgacaatCCAACAATACATCCTGCAAAATGTATTTAGCGGTAAAACAGGAATCTGTTCCTTGTGCTTTAATGCCACAGAAGATGTTGAAGGAACTCAGTTTCATGTTACAGATGAAATATTAATGGAAGACGGAAGTAATGTTATGATGTATGAAATAATATCTTCTGTTTTAGGTGATCAG GTATTATACAGCATCACTACtgctataataatttgtaagaattgtttgaaaacattaataaactGTTACAAATTCATTCAgctgtgtaaaaataatattaaagtgttGGAATGTAAGCTAAACTCCTTTCAGAAACACATTGAAAGTGTAATGAAAGTAAACCGTGACTATAAGTCACTATTCATtgcagtaaataataataattccagTTCAGAACTGTATTATGATAAACACAGACATAGTAATGACAAGACTATGTTATGTAAGAGATTTGAAAGACTCAAAAAAGATTCTCTGAATGTCTTAATTGAGTTTGAAGAAGAACTGCcctgtgataaaataaaaataaataaagaacaacAAAACACTGCTTTACAATCTGTAAAAGTAAACGACATAACAGTTGATACAAATGATCTCAATAATCTCAAATGCAACATATGCTTAAAACCGTTTCCATcagctttaaaattaaaaatgcattATCAAAGTGTACATGGACCCAGAGATTATAAATGTTCCGAGTGTCCAAAAGAGTTCACGCTACTGTCTAAGTTGAATCAACATAAACAATCTTGCCACCATAATGTCATGTGCAGCCAATGCGGAAAAACATTTAACAACTACTTCACACTCCGATACCATGAACAAAGTCACAAGTTGAAACTAATTTGTGAAACATGCGGCAAGACTTATAAAAGTAAACAAGGAttcaataatcatattaaatacaaattgtGTAATGAAAAGAGAAAATTGAATTCGGAATCAAAGTTCATCTGTGACTATTGTAAGAAAAAGTATGCAAGCAAATGTACACTAAGCAAGCATATAAGTGTCGAACATGAAAATGGTAAAAGCTTTTCATGTAGTTGGTGTGATAAGAAATTTGGTTGTGAAAGTAGTTTAGCGAGTCATATCGTAAAGCATACAAAGAAGAAAGATTTTGTTTGCGATATATGTGAAGGTAAATTTGTCAGTAAGGCGTCATTATTGTACCACAGCAGAAGACATACAGGGGAGAAACCATACAAATGTGAACATTGTGACAAAACATTTGTTGCACCATCTCTTCGGACTCAACATGTAAATTCGTGTCATTCAGAGCCTAGCTTGGAATGTGATATTTGCCATAGCAGATTCAGGACTAAAATAGgtttaaataaacacatattaCGACATACTGATGTTAAAAGCAAGATATCAAAGAAACATTGTAGCCTTCCTGTTTCACTTATTTGA
- the LOC118276706 gene encoding zinc finger protein 568, with protein MIEESEINVLVSNVLSENRYSHCRLCLKDIQDHYVRFQDSVSVDSTCFQPLSDVLNNLLGPEVCEEISGIDAVCMACVDKALECLNFIASCKKSTEVLKNVFNNLSSSLNVDLNAVNADQSLYIAVTEQDCQLILVKNDTGKKKPSKPNIVTDSFVCEKCNDTLDDESDLTAHEQSQDKYECSECDEFRCTEDSLKQHRDSAHGVFVCKDCGKSFKSLDKLQVHEQKHVSKSECPKCGKSYNTKGYFLKHVKLCLEDRLDPHPIRSKIVKTYFCEKCGKGYSTPGGLRVHHRFVHGNAKPHVCKYCNKQFTAPSYLKVHMIKHTGEKNFKCYLCSRLFVSKEALLYHTRRHTGDKPYSCTLCDERFVNASARAEHIKFKHVGPTLMCEICSRKFFTPHFLKQHIKKHHDPSNKLYAGRSLIPPNVPAVENMRVRFRDSLKNVIVNQI; from the exons ATGATTGAAGAATCTGAAATAAATGTTCTAGTATCTAATGTGTTGAGTGAAAATCGGTATAGCCATTGCAGGTTATGCCTAAAGGATATCCAAGACCATTATGTTCGTTTTCAAGATTCTGTATCGGTCGACTCTACGTGTTTTCAACCTCTATCGGATGTTTTGAATAATTTGTTAGGGCCTGAA GTCTGTGAAGAGATATCTGGGATTGATGCAGTATGTATGGCATGTGTTGACAAAGCTCTCGAATGCTTAAACTTTATTGCAAGTTGTAAGAAATCAACAGAAGTactaaaaaatgtgtttaacaATCTGAGCAGCAGTTTGAATGTTGATCTAAATGCTGTCAATGCAGATCAGTCCCTGTACATAGCAGTCACTGAACAAGATTGCCAGCTTATATTGGTTAAAAATGATACTGGAAAGAAAAAGCCTTCAAAACCAAACATAGTAACTGattcatttgtatgtgaaaaaTGTAATGATACTTTGGATGATGAGAGTGACCTGACTGCACATGAACAAAGTCAAGATAAATATGAATGCTCCGAATGTGATGAATTTAGGTGCACAGAGGATAGTTTGAAACAACACAGGGATTCAGCACACGGAGTATTTGTGTGCAAAGACTGTGGAAAGTCTTTCAAAAGTTTAGATAAACTACAAGTGCATGAACAAAAACATGTATCTAAGAGTGAGTGTCCCAAGTGTGGTAAGAGTTACAACACTAAAGGATATTTCTTAAAACATGTCAAGTTATGTCTTGAAGATAGATTAGATCCACATCCAATAAGGAGTAAAATTGTGAAgacatatttttgtgaaaagtgTGGAAAAGGGTACAGTACTCCTGGAGGATTGAGAGTCCACCATAGGTTTGTTCATGGCAATGCAAAGCCACATGTTTGTAAATACTGCAATAAGCAGTTTACTGCACCAAGTTATCTGAAGGTTCATATGATCAAACACACGGGTGAAAAGAACTTCAAGTGTTACCTGTGCAGTAGACTATTTGTCTCCAAAGAGGCCTTGCTGTACCATACTAGGAGGCACACTGGAGACAAGCCCTACAGTTGCACTTTATGCGACGAGAGATTTGTAAATGCTTCTGCTAGAGCAGAACACATAAAATTCAAACATGTTGGACCAACACTCATGTGTGAGATATGCTCTCGCAAATTCTTTACCCCTCACTTCTTGAAACAGCATATAAAGAAACATCATGATCCTTCCAACAAGTTATATGCTGGAAGAAGTCTCATCCCTCCTAATGTCCCAGCTGTGGAGAATATGAGAGTGAGGTTCAGAGACAgcttaaaaaatgtaattgtcaATCAAATCTGA
- the LOC118276701 gene encoding LOW QUALITY PROTEIN: uncharacterized protein LOC118276701 (The sequence of the model RefSeq protein was modified relative to this genomic sequence to represent the inferred CDS: inserted 1 base in 1 codon), which produces MAAHSPVMLVGDTLGQRHRHLNSLVRAARESGTTVQDVEAVPEQAPADRLFKVDLAVSLGDADYILRNLKHDDMLFVSRALKARWLLDRHDVINPQYLEDTLFPEMVSPAVSKMRHWLYINLREPAKCQEFYEYYKQNSFEFAIKFLSRCSNRFILEEVPKILAKLSPHYLKVLCEKCSTVAKIYFDSLATQDDVKNCYLKQEQAYYNSIKCVLKSDADVFLDITEKYFSFDKFKRFSPLATDYIVRCHKSRVTNKLELYVAHILHIPTLAARLSVDECQEVVLQLARASYLQHWFQYKAVEPLIKRLHPQKRAAFKKRVFVVKDIGECVQEWPYLTPQSPQQSDTSSHVFDDVHYAPFTSQQFTFKRMIKKRKCRGYMACDIVTIEDNMKSDLQRLFEEFRFIGFDRALHDLGQRLRSTGSAERRRDIFLVLVSKTGGRSDAVSALLQLAARHSNEPVHIRGAVVRSLVKRAAVWRLPADVWQHLLDFGRGLGLDGAPSEAACYEGLHAVVIRQLLAGECEPTIVNAFLNNFSSLKEYSLKVDERLRIAVGLQNLLAAAADSEPAKAAERLNQLLDVIEVYGIHVQTVAPVIGIIKGLALSDEEVVRPLLKRLYKAKIGRQELLRENLKFRCDEAALLNALRHDLLAIETKQTVDEIARGGKKFDRFISKLVVYFTQNEQLPMYFRTALREKIASEDSEKRNIIKQARPLVRLLYQDFANMLSEVDAAEKKKDVLRAALRACAHRARPIVNLAEWGWSRAGVKAVATRAMRCREIERAEFIRTLAAERRTVRVALALSLRSKGGPVLDTFASAAKLRPVVALHVALRYFRHYASNADLGVWEIIKPLLTSVDLSSKTRLRNSLLRIQWIPYAIKPDYCATLYFVSNKISIRDSEVLLRELCVLLPEVEVDTIETILTWLFEMKGEDVVPLPFPAMIMRYLNLSKNDEDLERRFTKIGNRFLECLSSLRCDNTSKKXFEKRLHQTIDSLKYNAAFLDSKYSVCLSVMEKILTWLQTLLPKEEYFSKYVKIHLTMLYFKAVRQSMKQLPEVFADPKRKRTEGVEAVGFVFGRYIAKEVSELVTTYFDSIIELYTGTLVDYLGEFPDGSSRAKFMESVLKGMLAGAEGTQRRMAVYVLRDRSYDLNNEVRKELEHLMIQDKYMEFFVHAELCN; this is translated from the exons ATGGCTGCACATTCACCGGTAATGTTGGTGGGAGACACTCTAGGCCAACGGCACCGACACCTCAACTCGTTGGTGCGCGCGGCTAGAGAGAGTGGAACCACGGTCCAAGATGTGGAGGCAGTACCCGAGCAGGCTCCAGCCGACCGACTGTTCAAGGTAGACCTCGCCGTCTCACTCGGAGACGCAGACTACATCCTGCGGAACCTGAAACACGACGACATGCTGTTTGTGAGCAGAGCGCTGAAGGCCCGGTGGCTGCTAGACCGCCATGACGTCATCAACCCTCAATATTTGGAAGACACTCTCTTCCCTGAAATGGTTTCCCCGGCAGTCTCCAAGATGAGGCACTGGCTGTACATCAACCTGCGGGAACCCGCCAAGTGCCAGGAGTTCTATGAGTACTACAAACAGAACTCGTTCGAGTTCGCCATAAAGTTCCTCAGCCGCTGCAGCAATCGCTTCATACTGGAAGAAGTCCCCAAGATATTGGCCAAACTGTCGCCTCACTATTTAAAAGTTTTGTGCGAGAAATGCTCTACAGTcgccaaaatatattttgattcgtTGGCGACACAAGACGATGTTAAGAACTGCTACCTGAAACAAGAACAGGCCTACTACAATAGTATCAAATGCGTGCTGAAATCGGATGCCGATGTGTTTCTCGACATCACGGAAAAGTATTTCAGCTTTGATAAGTTTAAGAGATTCAGTCCACTGGCGACTGACTACATCGTGCGGTGCCATAAATCTAGAGTCACAAACAAGTTGGAGCTGTACGTGGCCCACATTTTGCACATCCCCACACTGGCTGCGAGGCTCAGTGTCGACGAGTGCCAGGAAGTTGTGCTGCAGCTTGCGAGGGCCAGCTACTTGCAGCACTGGTTCCAGTACAAAGCGGTAGAACCGCTGATTAAACGTCTACATCCTCAAAAAAGAGCAGCATTCAAAAAAAGAGTATTTGTTGTAAAGGATATTGGAGAATGCGTACAGGAATGGCCATACTTAACACCCCAATCACCTCAACAATCCGATACTTCATCTCATGTATTTGATGACGTACATTATGCACCTTTCACATCCCAACAGTTTACATTTAAACGCatgattaaaaaaaggaaatgtaGAGGCTACATGGCATGCGATATTGTGACTATCGAAGATAACATGAAATCAGACTTACAGCGATTGTTTGAAGAGTTCCGTTTCATTGGTTTCGATCGGGCTCTACACGATTTAGGACAACGATTAAGATCTACTGGCTCTGCTGAAAGGAGACGCGATATCTTTCTTGTTTTAGTAAGCAAGACCGGTGGACGCAGTGACGCGGTATCAGCTCTGTTACAACTAGCTGCGCGGCACAGCAACGAACCGGTTCACATTCGTGGTGCCGTTGTGCGCAGTCTGGTGAAGCGAGCTGCTGTGTGGCGCCTGCCTGCTGATGTTTGGCAACACTTGTTAGATTTTGGACGCGGGTTAGGTCTCGATGGCGCTCCCTCTGAGGCAGCGTGTTACGAAGGCCTGCATGCAGTTGTAATTCGTCAGTTATTAGCAGGCGAGTGCGAACCAACGATTGTAAATGcttttcttaataatttttcCTCATTAAAGGAGTATTCTTTAAAAGTGGACGAACGACTGCGTATTGCAGTTGGTCTCCAAAACTTGTTAGCGGCTGCTGCAGATTCGGAGCCAGCCAAAGCAGCGGAGCGCCTCAATCAACTACTCGATGTTATTGAAGTTTATGGCATTCATGTTCAAACAGTGGCGCCTGTCATTGGCATAATCAAAGGTTTAGCATTAAGTGACGAAGAAGTTGTACGTCCTTTACTAAAACGTTTGTATAAAGCCAAAATTGGGCGACAAGAACTGCTTCGCGAAAATTTAAAGTTCCGTTGTGATGAGGCAGCCTTACTGAACGCGCTTCGTCATGACCTTTTAGCCATTGAAACTAAACAAACTGTAGATGAAATAGCCAGAGGTGGAAAAAAATTCGACAGGTTCATTTCGAAGCTAGTAGTTTACTTTACACAAAATGAACAGCTCCCAATGTACTTCAGAACTGCGTTGCGAGAGAAGATCGCCTCGGAGGACAGTGAGaaacgtaatattataaaacaagcGCGTCCCTTGGTGCGTCTATTGTACCAAGATTTCGCAAACATGTTGTCTGAGGTGGATGCAGCTGAGAAAAAGAAAGACGTTTTACGAGCGGCGTTGAGGGCTTGCGCACATCGCGCCCGGCCTATCGTCAATTTAGCAGAATGGGGCTGGAGTAGAGCTGGCGTGAAAGCAGTGGCGACGCGAGCGATGCGCTGTCGTGAAATAGAAAGAGCTGAATTTATCCGCACATTAGCGGCGGAGCGGCGCACGGTTCGAGTGGCCCTGGCACTCAGTTTGCGCTCTAAAGGAGGGCCAGTTCTCGACACCTTCGCATCAGCTGCGAAATTGCGGCCCGTTGTAGCACTGCACGTAGCGTTGCGTTATTTCCGACATTATGCTTCCAATGCTGATCTCGGTGTTTGGGAAATAATAAAACCTCTGCTTACCAGTGTTGACTTGTCATCCAAAACAAGACTTCGAAATTCTTTATTGAGAATCCAATGGATCCCATATGCGATTAAACCTGATTATTGTGcaactttatattttgtaagtaaCAAAATTTCGATTAGAGATTCTGAAGTTCTCTTACGTGAATTATGTGTACTTCTTCCAGAAGTAGAAGTTGATACAATTGAAACTATTTTAACTTGGCTGTTTGAGATGAAAGGAGAAGATGTAGTACCGCTGCCCTTTCCTGCAATGATAATGAGGTACCTTAACCTATCTAAAAATGATGAAGATTTAGAGAGGAGATTTACTAAAATTGGAAATCGGTTTTTGGAATGCTTAAGCAGTCTACGTTGTGACAACACCTCAAAAA TCTTCGAAAAAAGACTGCATCAAACTATTGATAGTTTGAAATACAATGCGGCATTTCTAGACAGTAAATACTCGGTCTGTTTGTCAGTAATGGAGAAGATATTAACTTGGCTTCAGACTTTGCTGCCAAAAGAAGAATACTTCTCTAAGTATGTAAAAATACACCTGACTATGTTGTACTTCAAGGCAGTTAGGCAGAGCATGAAACAGTTGCCAGAAGTGTTTGCCGACCCGAAGAGGAAGAGGACGGAGGGCGTGGAGGCCGTAGGCTTTGTGTTCGGGAGGTACATAGCGAAGGAGGTCTCTGAACTGGTCACTACATACTTCGACTCTATAATAGAACTTTATACAGGAACCCTTGTGGATTACTTAGGAGAATTTCCTGATGGTAGTTCGAGAGCTAAGTTCATGGAGTCAGTATTGAAAGGAATGTTGGCTGGTGCAGAAGGCACTCAGCGACGCATGGCAGTGTATGTGTTGAGAGATCGCTCTTATGACTTGAATAATGAAGTTAGAAAAGAATTAGAACATCTAATGATTCAGGATAAATACATGGAGTTTTTTGTGCACGCAGAATTGTGCAATTAG
- the LOC118276757 gene encoding gastrula zinc finger protein XlCGF26.1, which produces MDPEADITLRALKFLTSESNHVCRLCFASTEKEEVSIEDIVTLQRPYLNETLTFVDMFHELDVLEEPSLPQVLCVSCATMTINTYLFKKLSQISTEYWNKILNRVNTTLDQSQTISLNVQTAYFMMRDNDNFLFTSRKRHTVRNKKTVLNKLKEISRTKQTCYKVKKLKSSVMCEECGEKFTSNCHLVKHMKVHSNSKFPCSQCPKVFATQLQVEDHAERVHYPKKINCTKCSKMFSTEKMLRLHDKLHHVAAICKLCFVQFPSKKQLRVHLDKHEVNKCSRCNKSFLNKQTFKFHLRICGNLDDRQPSFFCDICHKGYVRKNGLRTHLKTDHGFGNVLSCNWCGKKFDAISRLNNHIVKHTKEKKFHCEHCGGKFVTQAALVYHTRLHTGERPFPCDMCNESFLSASRRMEHKQRKHFGPTKECHICHIKFITGHQLRKHIQRHYNPHSKLFVPEAVAPFSSYQSIAANTNDKAEQYPNISKLLSM; this is translated from the exons ATGGACCCAGAAGCTGACATAACGTTGCGAGCTCTCAAATTCTTGACGAGTGAATCTAACCATGTGTGCAGGTTATGTTTCGCTTCGACAGAAAAGGAAGAAGTCTCGATAGAAGATATAGTTACACTCCAGAGACCGTATTTGAACGAAACTCTTACGTTCGTGGACATGTTCCATGAGCTGGAC gTTCTAGAAGAACCGTCACTACCTCAAGTTCTATGTGTGAGTTGTGCCACTATGACTATAAACACTTACCTTTTCAAGAAGTTATCTCAAATTTCTACTGAATACTGGAACAAGATCTTAAACAGAGTCAACACAACTTTAGATCAATCTCAAACTATTAGCTTAAATGTTCAAACAGCATATTTCATGATGAGGGATAATGACAATTTTCTATTTACTAGTAGAAAACGACATACTGTTAGGAATAAGAaaactgtactgaataaattaaaagaaataagtagGACTAAGCAGACTTGTTACAaagttaaaaaacttaaatctaGTGTGATGTGTGAAGAATGTGGGGAAAAATTCACATCAAACTGCCACCTTGTGAAACATATGAAGGTCCATAGCAACTCCAAATTTCCTTGCTCTCAGTGCCCAAAAGTGTTTGCTACACAACTACAGGTGGAAGACCACGCAGAAAGAGTGCATTATCCAAAAAAGATCAATTGCACAAAATGTTCAAAGATGTTTAGCACAGAGAAAATGTTGAGATTACATGACAAACTGCACCATGTTGCTGCTATATGCAAATTATGTTTCGTCCAGTTCCCTTCTAAGAAACAACTCCGAGTGCATCTGGATAAACATGAAGTCAATAAATGTTCTCGCTGCAATAAGTCTTTTCTTAACAAGCAGACCTTCAAGTTCCACTTAAGAATTTGTGGCAATCTGGATGATAGACAGCCAAGTTTCTTTTGTGATATTTGCCATAAAGGCTATGTGAGAAAGAATGGTTTGAGGACACATTTGAAAACAGATCATGGCTTTGGAAATGTCCTGTCTTGTAACTGGTGTGGAAAAAAGTTTGATGCTATAAGTAGATTGAACAATCATATTGTAAAACATACAAAGGAAAAGAAATTTCATTGTGAACATTGTGGAGGGAAGTTTGTGACACAAGCAGCCTTAGTCTACCATACCCGCCTCCACACTGGTGAAAGACCTTTTCCTTGTGATATGTGCAATGAAAGCTTTCTCTCAGCATCTCGGAGAATGGAACACAAGCAGCGGAAGCATTTTGGTCCCACAAAAGAGTGTCATATTTGTCACATTAAATTCATCACAGGCCATCAGTTGCGGAAGCATATACAGAGACATTACAACCCACATAGCAAATTGTTTGTGCCTGAAGCAGTAGCTCCATTCTCATCGTATCAGAGTATAGCTGCAAATACTAATGATAAGGCAGAGCAGTATCCCAACATTTCGAAGTTATTATCCATGTGA
- the LOC118276700 gene encoding uncharacterized protein LOC118276700: MTVQSRVDLAVSLGDADYILRNLKHDDMLFVSRALKARWLLDRHDVINPQYLEDTLFPEMVSPAVSKMRHWLYINLREPAKCQEFYEYYKQNSFEFAIKFLSRCSNRFILEEVPKILAKLSPHYLKVLCEKCSTVAKTYFDSLATQDDVKKCYLDQEHCPDNQKCSNRHF, from the coding sequence ATGACGGTACAGAGCAGGGTAGACCTCGCCGTCTCACTCGGAGACGCAGACTACATCCTGCGGAACCTGAAACACGACGACATGCTGTTTGTGAGCAGAGCGCTGAAGGCCCGGTGGCTGCTAGACCGCCATGACGTCATCAACCCTCAATATTTGGAAGACACTCTCTTCCCTGAAATGGTTTCCCCGGCAGTCTCCAAGATGAGGCACTGGCTGTACATCAACCTGCGGGAACCCGCCAAGTGCCAGGAGTTCTATGAGTACTACAAACAGAACTCGTTCGAGTTCGCCATAAAGTTCCTCAGCCGCTGCAGCAATCGCTTCATACTGGAAGAAGTCCCCAAGATATTGGCCAAACTGTCGCCTCACTATTTAAAAGTTTTGTGCGAGAAATGCTCTACAGTCGccaaaacatattttgattCGTTGGCGACACAAGACGATGTTAAGAAATGCTATCTCGATCAAGAACACTGCCCTGATAACCAAAAATGCAGTAATCGacatttttga